The Rhododendron vialii isolate Sample 1 chromosome 3a, ASM3025357v1 nucleotide sequence GAATGCCAAAATCATATGGGTAGCATGATTTTAATCTACATTTCAAGTCCAAAAAACACCTTAAGTTTCTATTTTCCATTTCGTGTCGAATAGAGTGGTAACTAAGCTTCGTAGTCTTCTCTTGCTGATGCAGAATTGACTATTGTGACTGTGGTATTAGGAATTACCCCACTGGGGAAAGGCAGATCAGGTAAGCAGTCAATTGTTTAAAAGTCAGCCGTCAGCCCATTTTAAGTAGTTGATTTCTGGTACTGGTAGCAGCATGCTCACACAACATTTCCAGGGAAGCACAAGAACACAATATCTAGCACAGTATATTTCTAAAGAAATATTCATCTCATATCTTCTAAAATATTGATTGCAACTACAAGAAACTGAAACAACAGTAAGTTTGTGTGCCCACTAGTTCAAGAAGGTTGTTAACAGACATCTTGTGCAGGTGCAACTCTTCTATGTTTAAACCAGAAGTTGACAGGTCTTTTGCCAGGTCTTCACACACTAAAAGAAGTGCCTAACATAAAATACCAGTTGATGAGAAAATGTAACGAAATAGAATACAACTTTGTCAAAGAGAAATTATAAAACTGTTTGCTCAGACCTTGAGATAACGTTGAGGATGAACATTTATAGCTTCAGGCATGTAAAAGGCCAAGTTCAAAGGTACACACAAACTGGGGACAAGATTTTGGGTAGCATCTCTATCAAGGGACTCTGTTTTGCAACAGGGGAGAGATTTCTGAGCATTCTACTCaatgaaacaaaaaagggaatCATTAATGCATAAGTCATACTTCGTAAACACTGCAGGACTAGCGGAAGTTTAAAGGAACATACATCAATTAATATGTTCAAATGCTTCAAACTGATTGCTGGTCTCAGAATGCCTCTGTAAGTGAATAAACTTTGTCTTAAGGCTTTGCATATCGAGTGATTCtcatagaaaacaaaaattcaaaaccaaccCCCAAGGGTTCTAAACGGATTAACTGGATCCCCAATGAAAGGAACACAAGAAAGCACAACTACCTGATGGTTTActcaagaacaaaagaaagccAGTACAACTTATTTTGCTCAGCGaaagttagtattgttagaatagttagaatAGCACCTtggaggagttgaactcctgacctccttaCTCCTAGCACCTAAGTGCATCCCCCTGATGTCGTTGGGCCAAAGGCAACTTATTGTGCTCTTTTCAGTGGCGGCATAAGACTTtcagagaggaaaaaaaaatgaagcactAACAAATGAATCGAAAGCTGACAGTAGGCACCAATATTCAGGACAAAAGAGACAGAAAGAAATGCCACAAGAAAGAGAAAGCAAACCTTCTCCTAAATATGAACCTATTAGAAGTTTCAGCAAAATCCGGAGTTTCTGAGTCCAATTCTTTGGACACCACTGTTGCTTCAGCAATGCCAAAAAGCTTTAAACTCTCACTCCAGCACTCTGCACTCTGCCAAAGAAGCTTAACTGCTAGAATCAAACTAATAAGCCCAAAAAGAATCCAATCTGGAACATAGATATCTCTAATAAAAACTAGggaaaatgattaaaagtaaAACCTAGTAGGATAAGAATATATTGTATGGGTACGAGATGGCTAGATGGGAACCTTAAGGGGAATATGGATGAAGGAGCCCTCCGGCCATTCCAGATGCACCCCCACCAATGCCGATGCCAACTTCATCATAAATGTCAATGCACATGGGCAACTCCTTGGGACTGTGCTGCAAAGAAATGAACCCACAAATAACTTGTATCAACCCCTATTCTTATGAGCACCAAAATTTAGCTTAACTCTTTAACATCCTCAGATCGACCTCAGCAAAGAAGATACATCAAATGCAAAGTTAATTTTAGTGACCAATAATCAGACCATAATTTTGGACTGTGCATTAAGTATTCAAATCAAGAATATTGACTCTATTTGAGCCAAGTAATAAAGAATAACTAACTGTATCTTTTGTCATCTTGAAATGGGGAAaactatttatttatcttttgaaAAGTAAATGGGGAAAACTATATACTGACAGAGAGATCGTAAACAGTTAGAAAACAGATTCATAACTACTGATTCCACCTCATCCAGTCACTCCATTTGAAAAGGCGAGTTTAGGTAGTAAAGAATGGCACACACTTATCTGTCGCAAACTACTGAAACTCTTGACTTAAAATTCCATATGCATGTCTTTATCCCCTAATGATTTTAAACCTTCAACCAAACCTTCCCTTGCCATGCATCTTCAATATCAATTGCTTTACAAGTGTATTGTTCCCAACCTACATTATTCAATCATAAGCTAGTCAGCAGTCGCGCAACATTACAGCAAGTATCAAATTTTGTATGCATCATGTTAATCACGGGATTGTAAGGAGCCTGTAAATTTCcaattttgatttggatttctCATTCTAAAGATGTTTTGATTATGTTTATTGTATCCTTCTTTAAAGTGTTGGTGCTTCTTAGCTTGGGAAAGCACCTATGCGGGTGTGCACTTCGAAGACGACGAAGAGTGCATTGGAGAGTGCCAAGCGTCAGAGTTCGCCGAGAGTGGTGTGAGAGAACCCTTGAATTGGTTGTACGTGAGCAAATAATGTGTTATGTTCATAATCAAATAAAAGTGTTTGTGTTCATGGTATTCCGCTGTTGCACAATCTTCCAACCAAGATCGATTTTCAGAAAATGTATCCATCTAAATTCTCCACTAAAGAAAGCGATGAAACCAAACTGAAGATGAATTCACGCAGAGAAGATGAGATCGAAAGCCACCGTCTAAACCTACTGCAGAAACTGATCAAATTACAGACCCATCAAACCAAAGTAGAAAAATGGCAAGATTAAAAATTACAAACCAAAAATCAGGTCCTCCGGAAGATGTTTGTGTTTAGAACCACAAGAATAAAGTAGTAAACACAAGAACCAGAGACAGTGGTATACCTGAGTCACGAAGAAGTGGTGGTTCCAACCGGCCGAGCCCACGCGAACAGCCATGGCAAACCGATCGAGGAGGGTGGGCAGCCATGGCGTGGTGAAGCTTTTGTGATGAGGAAGTCGGTAGAGATGGCCTAGTGCTAGAAGTTTTTTGGTGAAAGAGTGGATGCTACTTTTGGAAGGACCCTTTATGCTAAAGTTGACTCTATTATTTGTAATGGGGATTGGAGATGGCCTAGTGCTAGAAGTTCTCTGGTTGGGGATATTGTTGCTCAGACTGCCCATGATCTTGTTCCTCATACTTAAGGAGGATATTGTTGTCAAGGAGGATATTGTTGTCTGGCTTTTGAACCCTACTGGGAAATTTTCTGCTAAATCTACATGGTTTGAACTTTGGTCGCGTGCTCCTGAGGTGGGTTGATCCTGTTTGGTTTGGCATAAGTTCTCAGTTCCTCGTTGGTCATTTTATTCAGTGGGTGGTTTTTCTGGGTCGTTTGTCAAGAAAGGATAGATTACTGGCTTGGGGGTGCAGGCTGATTCACGTTGTATCTTATGCCATGGTGGTCAGGAATCTCATTTCCATCTGTTCTTTGAATGTCCCTTTTCTGCACTGGTCTGGTGGCAAGTTAGGGAGAAGTGTGAGGTGCCCCCTCATGGCTGGGATATGGCCTCTGAAATTCAGTGGGGGTGTTGAACTGTAGATCCTTGTCGATTCAAGCCACCACATTCAAGTTTTGTTTGTCCGCTTTGATTTACTATCTTTGGAGAGAAAGGAATTCTAAAATCTTTCGACAAGTTGGCAGTGATCCTTCTTCAGTTGTGGCTTTGATCATTGGAGAAATCAAGGCATGTGCGTGCTCTTGGAGGAGGATGGTGAGATGACATGGCAATTCTAGATTTTGTGTTAGATGGAGGTTCTCGAAGTCTGTCTTTAATTCTgcttaagttaatttttttgttagtatcTTGGCCAGGttgagtttgtttttgttgtttgtacTGAGTTCTCAAGGCCATCTCTTTGAGTGTTGGGCTTAGTCCCTTTTATAATATCAactggttccaaaaaaaaaagtcgattGGAGATCAGGCAGTTTCGAATGGAGATCGATTTCGCCacagagggaggagagagagagagatcagacaGTTTCGAATGGAGATCGATTTTGCCacagagggaggagagagagagagagagagagagagagagagagagagggagggagggagagggagcaaGAGAAACGATGATGGAGAAGTCGCTGCCGATCTACGGTtggagagggggggggggggggggggggggggggaaggagAGTCTTACACGTACATGTCTCTTTCTGCAAATCTACCTCGAGTACGCGTGAAGATGTCAGAGAGGGGCAAAAAGACGAAATCAACCCTAATGAAAACTTGGAATACCGGCCACTAGAAGACAAAAATaggcaaaaaaaattgggacacAACCAGAATATTAACGAAGTCCGAAAATCCAATTTAGTCATTTAGAAATTCGCCAAATAGTGCTAAGGTCCCACCACAGAACAAGCAAAAAGACAGGAATACCCCTGAGCAATGAACGTGAGGCACAACTGTGGGAGGATAAAATTGGAAGTAATTGCACATTTTGTCCAAGAAACAAACACTCTTGCTTGCTTTGTATTAAGGCCGCACGGCAGGATTAAGTTGTACCAAATACTATATAGTAGTATATCAGATGTTTCCATCTTTATGTATATCTCAAATTCGAACAGCTTTACGATGATTTTCCCTTTAGGCAATTTTCCTGGATATATAAGATTGATAAAGTGGTCTCAGCCTCGGTTACACGGGATCGAGTTCAGGAGTTGTTTGTGCCTTGGGGCACATTAGGCCTTAGTTCCCAAAATGGATTTCATCCTAATGATCTTCATAAAGAAAATTTGATCTCCATCGTCCAAGTTACAAAACTCGTCAAGTTGAACTTACTCTGTAAAATTCTAGTTAATCGGatatttttaattatcaaataTCTCACCTTACTACCTTAGTCAAGTCCTAAGTTGATCTCCATACCTAGAAAGAAAACTGTGCTTATTAGCGGAGAGCCAAAACTAAGTAATTTTGGCAATACAACACTGTCACTTATAGGTGCAGTCTGCCCTATATACCAAGTCTAAGACAGGAGGAtcatttggttttgatcaagATAAGCGTAGGCCCGTTTAAAAGTTCATTCAGGCAAATAAGCAAACAGATTGTCTGAGTCGGATagatgaagaaaagagaaatataCGGGGAGGTTTTTTCTAAGTAAAAAGAATTATTTCTGTAATCTTTATaaatgattacaaagattaaaaggatcaagaGAAATATATGTTTTGTGTAGAGACCTGTATTTTCAGAATTTGTTTAAAGGTTTGATTAATGCTAGAATATGGAATAAATGAGAGATTTATTGGATCTAGttgatttggggtcaaagtGGTAGAATTGAAAGTGAAGGGAGTGTAAGTGTGATTTGTGTGTgtcctagtatatatgtgtgtgtgagtgtgtagaGGATTAAAAAtcctcatatctctctctctctctctctctctctctctaagctcaAAACCCTTGGCAATCAACTTCCATTCCACCTTTCAATCGTAGTCTCGGGCTTGTATTTCGTGGTTTTCGCTTGGAGGAAGCGCTCTCGGTTGATTTCAAGGCTTGGAGAGCAAGGACTTGTTCAAATCAAGTGGGTTTCGATCCTttacttgaggtagggatttcttactcattctatgtgtttatgagttgatttatGCTTCAATCATGCCTTAGATCGAGGTTTGTTGTTTGGGTTTCGTACTTGAAAATCTACAGAAAATCGCCCCAAACTGTCTGGGGATCGATCCCCTTGCAAGGAGGGATCAATCCCTCTGCAATCTAGATTTTTACCCCCTTAAGGGATCAATCCCCATGTAATGAGGAATCGATCCCCCGTGTCTCTGGACAACTTTTTACCACTTGTGTTATCttgattgttttgacccccgattACTTCTAACACCATTAGAACACCTCCAAACCACttctaaacttgattgttcATACCTTATGTGATTCTTTAATCAATCTATCTCCTTTGACTCTCGTTGTACGAGAGGAACGTGTCAAATCCTATAAGTATGGTATCTATTCGTTGTCTATGTCTTAAAATGAGTATGTGGACATTGTGGCATGATATGATAAACGATATAGACATGTTAGGTGCTATGACATGATGTGGCGATTGGTGAATTGGAAAACGTATCGTAGAGTGGTTTCTGATGTCATAGTCTATAAGGTATATCGTGGGGTGCTTAGTTGGTTAATTGGGGTTTGCCTAATGATCCGGATGAGAATAGGATAACTCGTATCCTCGTGATTCGTCTCGTTGATCTTTCTAAATTTCTTTGGTGTTCGTTCTATAAGATTCTAGTTTAGAATCTAGTAGGTGGTGCGTCGTAGAGTTATTTGTGGGTTCAATATGTGACGAAGAACGTTATGATATATTTAGAGGAATAACGTGAACTTGCGTATTTGTCAATGTATAATGCGGCATGTTTACAATGTTTGTATTGCCTCGTATGATGATGAATGAAAGAATGTGACTAAGGAATGTTGTTTGCTTGTATATAGATTAatggtgcatgtgtgtgtgcgtgAGTTGGAAATTTGAATAGGGGAGTCCCGCAACGCATAGGGTGGAGACTCAAAAGGGTCCCGCAACACATGgggtggtaatgcggagacCCAAGTGGAGAGAGTTCACTGTAACACATGAGATGGTAATACGGTTGAATTTCTCACGAGATGAAGGGTGGTATAGTGACATCTGAAGTACATGTTAGTTCTTGAATTATTTGCTACTTGAAATTGcgattattgaaaaaggaaaaaaaaaacgatggaTTCTATAGAggttcttgaaaagaaaggatttggattttggaaaaaagattttcaataaaaatccACCGGTATTCATGGGCAAATCAACGGTTTTcagtatttgggcacaaatcaacgaaGCTTGACCCGTTTGGGTTTTGTATTTCTCTAAATCATttgcaaacaaagaaaatgaagttttaTGGAAACAGAGTTTGATTACTGCCAATGGACAATTGAGAAAGAATGAGGTATTAGTATGAGGAGTAATGAAATGGTTGAGTATCTATGGTAGATTTATTTAGATTGAAGCGAGTTTAATAATGCTTCTGGCTTAACATGTGAATagttagatatatatatatatatatatatatatatatatatatatatatatatattagtccttatccagtgagggatcccgcacgatTTTATCGTGCGGACCTcgcttttccgatcaaatttcgatgattcgagccgttcaaagtgatcaaaacatgattttaagggtacccgtgagaaattagcaaaacaaataactggaaagggcttgatcggagcagttttcattgaacggttcagtaaaaaattgctcaaatcaagcacttcccggtcattttttttgtcgatttctcacggatactcttaaaatcacgttctgcacactttgagcaactcggatcatcgaaatttgctcgagaaatgggaggtccgcacggtagtcttgtaagggatcccttattggatccgtggtatatatatatatatatcggggcggttccggagacacttaaaaaaaccctcccaAGTTCcagatcgaattttgatgatccgagccgctcaatgtaatcaaaacgtaattttaaatgtgcctgtgagaaatcagcaaaaaaaataaccggaaagggcttcatccgaacagttttttattgaactttagtgaacggttcaataaaaaactgctcaaatcatgCCCTTTCcagttagttttttttgtcattttctcgcgggcacccttaaaaccatgttctgaacacattgagcggctcggatcatcaaaatttgatcgaaaactatgagattaagatttggagggattttttaagggtttttttaagtgtccccggaaccgccccgtatatatacaaacaaaacttctaataagggcgcccttatcgtattacggtaaggacgtcccttttttgaccaatttgcgatgatccgagcaagtcaatgtgttcagaacgtaattttaagggtacttgctagaaattagcaaaaaaaaaataccgaaaatgGCTTAAtccaagtagtttttgtttgtattttatcaaacggttcaaataaaaattgctcaaatcaagccctttctggtcattttttttgctgatttcttgcggatacccttaaaatcacgttttgaacacattgagcgactcggatcatcaaaatttggtcggaaaagagaagaaaagggaaagccCTTACCATAATatggtaagggcgcccttattagaagcttactgtatatatatatatatatatatatatatatatatatatatatatatatatatatatatatatatatatatactgtccgtctcccgtaaggaccacctcattttaataaaatgcggacctctcttttccgattgaatttcgatgatccgagtcgctcaatgtgttcagaacgtgattttaagggtatccgcgagaaatcagcaaaaaaaatgaccggtaagggcttcatccaagcagtttttgtttgttttttatcgaacggttcaaacaaaaactactcgaataaagcccttcccggtcattttttttgccaatttctcgtgttacccttaaaatcacgttctgaacacattgagcggctcggatcatcgaaatttgatcggaaaataggagaaataaggaggtccgcattttaactaaaataaggacttcctcatttgagactgactgtgtgtgtgtgtgtgtatatatatatatatatatatatatatatatatataaatcttcaggtaaggaccttaaaatgaggaccttatatgcaGATCTCctcatttctcgcctttcccgatcagatttcgatgatccgagctgctcaatgtgtttagaatgtgattttaaggatactcgcgagaaatcgataaaaaaaatgatcggaaaaggcttgatttaagcagttttcgtaacgaccctgatttttggtaaataaaaattccgttaaatatttaaattttattttcatttactcggattgcttttaaaatttcttttaatttctaataattcgtcataattagatttgagacttataaaattatatcttttcgcaccgaataaatctagtcattttctaaagacaagtatgcttgtagaagcatttgtatattttcttagtaagtgaaataaaatttttaaattgtatttcttggctagaaatttTACTTGGCAAGcagaattagcttccaaccgattagttagggAAGTCTAACTATCACTTCGTCTAGTTACATTCTACTAACCTTAGAAGAACCTTTTCAACCCcctttgaaccttatgaaccttttagacctaggAAGAGAATCATTGCACTTTTTTGACTTTATTtctcatcattacatctttcaaGTATACCttttctctttacccattgaacaaTAGTTGTTAGGGAAATTCTTACCCTTTAAGTAATAGGTTTTGTTTCAACCAT carries:
- the LOC131318933 gene encoding uncharacterized protein LOC131318933 isoform X2, giving the protein MMKLASALVGVHLEWPEGSFIHIPLKSAECWSESLKLFGIAEATVVSKELDSETPDFAETSNRFIFRRRGILRPAISLKHLNILIDNAQKSLPCCKTESLDRDATQNLVPSLCVPLNLAFYMPEAINVHPQRYLKALLLVCEDLAKDLSTSGLNIEELHLHKMSVNNLLELVGTQTYCCFSFL
- the LOC131318933 gene encoding uncharacterized protein LOC131318933 isoform X1; the encoded protein is MAAHPPRSVCHGCSRGLGRLEPPLLRDSVPRSCPCALTFMMKLASALVGVHLEWPEGSFIHIPLKSAECWSESLKLFGIAEATVVSKELDSETPDFAETSNRFIFRRRGILRPAISLKHLNILIDNAQKSLPCCKTESLDRDATQNLVPSLCVPLNLAFYMPEAINVHPQRYLKALLLVCEDLAKDLSTSGLNIEELHLHKMSVNNLLELVGTQTYCCFSFL